aatttaaaaaaaaatacatttttccaccaccaCAGCTAACCCTTCAGTATATTGAGGCCAAGCTTAATGAGCATCATCAAACTCAATATCTTTTCTGTCCCAAAGAAACAGCAGCATCCTCGCTGTAGTTCTTATTTCTAGACAGTATTCATCTAATCAAAAACAGCCCTGGGGCCACCCGGTGGAGCATCCAGCGCGAGTGTGTGATTCACCTCTAAGATTACAAATGCACCAACATGTGGCTATTCTAATTTTAGAAGCCTCTTCGCAAAACACCAGACATTTTTATCAACCCTCCGCCTGACGCGAGAGCTTTGATGTGATCCGCTAATCCTGTTACAAACACTTGATTACTCCGCTTTGTTATTCAGAGGTGTTTGGCGGATAAGAGGCGATTGCTACTTCATGGCGGCTTTGCCACACATTCGAACAGCCTATGACAAAACAGCACTCTGAGCAAGATGTATTTTTGTACAACCTGtgcgaggggaaaaaaaataacccTCACATATGatctgctgtttgtttcctgagCCCAAGAACACTGTATTAAAACAGCTCAAAAGTCATGAACGTAAAAAAGGGATTGCGGAAAATGTATCCCAAGACATTTTCATGCACCTGAAGAATATTCATTACATCTCATTTCACAGCTGAATGAGATGAGGCAGCACATGCATTATCTGTCACTCACCCACACATTACCTAAACGTACGAATCTGGAGCCATTGTTGCATACAGAAAATAtcatgttcttttgtttttaggaCCAAAAAGCAAAAAGGTAATACTATTTCTATTATAAGCACAATAAATCCACCGCAGTGCAAAGTAATAACTGTCAGAAAAACAGATTACTGTCGAGAAGTATAAAGCCCGAGGAAAGGCTGGACTGTTCTCTTATTTATTCCTTTATGCTTCCAACTGGTAAATCAATGCAATACCACTGTAAACAAAGACCCACCACATCCACCGGCTTttgtcaaaaacaaaatgaaagtgaAGGCAACACTGTGGATAAACAACAATAATTTATTGAGTCATGTAAATCATACATGGATGTATAATCCTTTCCTTGTGGAAGATGCAGCAGGACACAGTTGGGCCACCTGCTGGCTGAGACAGGTGACACCTGACTTATATTTGTGCATAAAATTATAAGtatcaacttttttttaattacaacaCCAGTTTTGCTTCTATGGCATAATAATAGTAGTAATGGAAAGCTTGAGCCAATCATAATGCAGGTATTTAGGgagtaaaaaaaattatgattGTTTATCAACTTTCCAGCAAATCAGAAAACACCGCTCGACTCTGCAGCACCAACTATTCAGGTGGGAAGCCTACTCTGTTCCACGTGCTGAAAACAGTGGAGACAGGATGTGTATTATGACTGCATTATGTctgaaaattaataataataataataatgataacattatttaatATTGGACACCACATGAATTTATCTGTGAACAGCAAAAATCGTCCTGATGATACATCAGTCTGACTAGTAGCTGTGAACGTGTTACAACCAGAAGAAACCATTACCGCCTATTAATGTATATTCCCCAAGTCTGAATTCCTGCACAAGCAAAGACAAAAGAGTCCAGGCCCTGAAGCTGCAGAGACTACGGTAGCTGAATCTCAGGTCTCGCCACAGTTCATTCTTGTAATGTTcacagtgtgtatgtgtgtgtgtctatgttcAGCCTGCTCAGTCTGATGTCCTCCAGTCTCAGTCTTTATTGCTCAGCTTCCTGCGCTGCTGCTCCTGGTACTCCCTGGAGTCCTCCCAGGGACGAGGGCCACGGATGTTCTTCCATTCGTCCAAATTCGTCTCCTTTAGCTTCTGCAgagcaaaaaaacccacaagtGGAGGCAGAGTTAAACTCCAAGATGCCttgaatgaaaaaacaaacaaaaaaatataaaagaggatcatctgcctccatctcatcctATCCTAACATCCTCCGCTGTCACACAAACTCTCCTCTTCCTTTATTGAGCtccatatttaacatttttgtcCAATACATCCACCATCCCCAAACCATCTCAGCGTTGTCTCCAAGCCACTCAATCTCTCCGATGTACTCATTTCCAGTCTTGTCCACATCCAAATCTTCACTTTCTGCATCTCCACCACTCCCACACCTCCAGCTCCTGTCTTATTGTCTGTGCCACtttctccaaaccatacatcacagcaggtcgCACTATCTTGTGAATCTTTCCTGTAAATTAACCTGGTACCTAAAATTTTTAACAATGCACCAAAAATTCTGTCAGTGAGGCATTTTGAAACGTAAAAGTATGATTTTTGCTCTCCCAGCTTTCTTGCAGACACACCACACAAGTCAGTCTTTGATCTACTCCATTGCTAGTCTCACAGCCTTGTTCTCCTTACCTCGTACTCTTCTTCCAGTATGACCGGCTGCCTCTGGATGTTCACTTTAGCCTCCAGTGAAGGATCCAACTGCAGGATGGGGGAAAAAAGCgaggaaataaaatgtttacTTAGCTGTCACAGCATCACAAAATTAAATTCCAACAGTAAGAAATAAAGAGATTATGCAAAGGCTCCCCTTGCTTGAATGACTGATTTGGTGATAGTTTGTTAAGAGGAAATTAAAAGTACTAAAATGAGGTAAGAGAAGGTTTGTATAGTTGCAACTTGCAAATGAGGTCACCATTTTGTCTTCCACAATGTTATTAAATATTATGTATTATGCTATTTAAAAGATGACATATGCAGAAGAGGTGAACTACTTTTCTTGTGACTATAAATAGAAGTAAGAAACACTCTACACTTTGTCTCACTGGTGTAGAACTCTCTAAACGCTGAGGGAGGATCCAATTTACCCTGTTTTACTCTACAAATTGTTCTCCTTGAATTGCCATCAACATTACCCAGTTCagttacatatacacacacatgcacacacacatatatatataagaagGTTATCGGAGAGAGAGTTGAGTCCAGTCGAGCCATGAGGACTTTGCAATTCAAATTGATTTTGCCTGAGAATAGGGCTGAAATGAATCCCATTCTAAATCATTACTTTTAATGAGTTCTAATATTTCACAGCAATAATGCTGCAGTTACACAGCTGACTGATGAATTTCATAACACCATGATTGATTTACAATTAGACCTACATTACTACAGCCTATTAATAATATATAGAATATTCTGGAGCCTTCAGACCAGGGAATTAATAGCCTATGTATTCAGTCAGGTACCTGCTGTGGAGGTGTTAGCAGCTGAAACTGGGTACAAACTGGGTATGTCAGAAATAAAGGAAGTTCACGAAAATCTGAACAGGGAATACAAAAGGCATTCAGGTTCATCTCTGCCACCAGGCTAAATCAAATCATTGAAGGGAAGATGCAAATTGGATCACACAGTGACTTACTCTGAGTGGTTTCACTGACTTAAGTGAGCACTTATCTGCGagaacaaaataatgaaactggCCGATAACAGGCTAGCTAAAAACGGTAAGAGTGGTTTTAATCATGTGCATACAACTTTTTAGATATGCAATGCATTAAATTATCCATGCAAACACGCACACAGCAGAGTTCAACCTTTACTCCACAGtgtcagagagagaggaacaagaCTCTCTTTGCTGCAGGCCCAATCAAAAGAGAGCGATAAGTGTGGGGGCTGCTGCACAGGCACAGTGCCACAGggccctcctcctcctactccaccatgatgatgatgatgatgatcatcatcatcatcatctgtctAGTACGGCTTCACATGGacagtaataagaaaagatgtcCCTGCTATCTGGCTCCCACCCAGGTATCACGCATCAACATATGCACAAAACAGTTACTTCCCCTCACAGCCAGCTTATCAGATTGTAATGCCTTCTAATAAATGCCCAGCCTTTCGTCATTTTAATGAATTGATTGTCATTTAATGAATTATTAGAGCTTGTTCTCCCAGCTTGCTCTTCTACCGACTCTACCGCTTGTCTGAAAAGATGGGTAAACTAAGTATTCAATTCAGATGTCTTAAACATTGACCACAATGTACTGATCTGTAACAATCCAGGACTCTTAACAATGAGGCAtaaagtgtgttttgttttgacacTTTACACTTGGGAGGAAATCTGCTGCAATTACAGTTCCAACCACTGGGTGGAGAACTTGCACACTGTCTACTGTATTGTACAgagagaaattattttacccGCTAACTGTACACTTAATTACATTGTATAGGAAGGGGTTTTCCCACTTAACAGTTTATGTAACCATAAAGATCTGGGAGTTTAAATGTAACTGACAAATAACTGACTTTGAATAAATCTTGaccaaatcttttttttcttcttaaaatacAAAAGGAATCAAACTACAAACCCTTTTTCTGATCTTCTGGGAATCATACCGAATTTGTGTGAACTCCCGCAAGCCAAAGGAACCACCAACTACCAGCAACTGAAATAAGAAATATAAGAGAATGGAACCATAAGCATTGTCACAGTGCAAAAGTCTGGAACCACTCCTCACTTTGTTATATTTTGCTAGGTAAATCAGTAAATATCAGCAagcaatttattgaaataaacacacatgtaaatACAGTATATCAAGCAGAAAAATTAAGCTGTTGACAATCACATGCTTTCTCATGGTGGATCAAATCTcatggtacttttctgtgttcataattcaaaCCATGACAGACCTCTACAATGTTGTTTAACAGATTATTGTATCTGTCTCCTGAGGTCCTCTGCACATGTTGGTGACAGtttgaaccaaaaatttcaTAAAATATCTATTCTTTACTGCATCAGACctgttgtcactgattttcagccTGGCTCCTGTGTAATTTCGTATACCTTAGGCTTTACTCTTTGTTTCCCTTTGATAaggtgaacagtagatggatctgAAGGGTGAAATGTATCTGTGAGGTCATCTGTCATGTCCTTGACTGATTATTTCCCTTATTTCGTAAGGATATGACTTTCGGACACTGTTTATCTGCTGTAGAGTGTTTTCAGATCTGAGAATTCTTTTGTCTTCCAATTTTCTAGTTTACTGGacctttgacatttttcatagattcaactaaagaaataaggaaaaactatgtttttgtgacatggtactagtaaaaaaaaaaaaaaagcctcttttttagtttgttactttgttttctgttatgtaTAGACGCAACACTGGATCATATTTTCGATTAGATGgctttttttatgcttgaatgattaaTAGGTGAGTGTTAAggggcttaaaaaaaacaaaattcctcTTAAAATGATcaagtacaaggactggactgaaaatgagtgggaACAAGGCAGTCAatctccaaagaaaaactttgaaaaacctTCAGAAAATCTGAAGACCACTTTCAAGAAAAACAAGAAGTCTGGCTTCTTGgaggcaaaatataaagaatccAGGAATGGTTCGAGACCTTTGCACAGTACTTTGTGGTATGACTAAGCGATATCAAAGAAGCTTTGTATTTCTGgttaaagtgtatgtaaataaataagaaaataaatgataCAGTCACTGTAGCTTCCAAGACTTTCAAAACAGAACAAGAATTGTTAACCATCTAAAACCTTAATGATTTAGTCCACTGTATAGGCCTGTAGGCCTATCAGACGAACAAATACAGCTTCCTTCCTAAAACTGTCACCAAAACCAAGCACTACAACCTTTAAGATGCTTCGACTCACATTTGTAAACCTAATAAAGTGAAACTATAGAAGCCTGGGATTCGGTTTGAAATACTGTTAAACAGTCACGATTGAAGATAGATATCCTTACAGCAAAGAAAGGAAATGCCCAAAATGGGCTATAACACGCGATTAAACTATAACTAAGACAAAACGAAAAACAACTAATACTATTATGAAGTTCCAGATACAAGATCTTACTTCAATATTAGGAGTGAAATTGTAAAAGAAGTCATTTAAACGCACCACGGTGGGGTTATGCATTCATAAAACAACTAAGCTGCTAGCAAATATTAGCTTAAACTGCTTTGTCTCCGTAAATATCGTCGTATAAAAGTTACTTACAAGCATAGGGACTccatatttcagtgttttgtttttctgcagcaACTTTAAATTAAACATGACTCCTCCTTAGACTATAAGCCCATGTTACAGGTTCAAACAACAAACAGGTGACTTCTGAGATGCATTTCCTGAAAAGGTCCCACACTCAAACTGGTCCGTATAGTTTTGAGGGCACGCTAAATTGTTCCGATGACTGTTCGTATAAAATGAGTTTGTCACATTTTTTCTCGTTGGTCGCTCAACCAGGGGCTCTATAAATGTTCCCAGCAGAATATTTTGAGCACCACTCACTTTATGTCCTGTGAATTTGTAGCATGAAACCGTTGTtgaaatgtctttatttataaaaacataCAGAATAGATGTCTTTATGCACCCTCTAATTTCTAACTAGGCAACTAGCCAAATTCTTTAAACAGATCAACTGCAACAAATTTGAGACCgatgttgttgacgattagtacagATGATGGCCGAATGATTTAGTCGAAtataaaatggcacagataatgtataaagcacaaaataacttgctttgccgcagtattcagaagctgtttaaagtcagagagagtcaatatgacttaaggggaacagatgtctttaaaaaaaacaagataaggacaaacataaagcagagatgtgtttctgttagaggagttaacctgtggaatagttatgacagtgatttaaaaaggtgtagttcattttccttgtttaaaaacatgtttaaaaatagagtatttgaaaaatatattaatcaagaatgaaaagagcaaaaataataattctgaaactcttgattgttttgctttgatgtagttatctaaggtggaaagtttttttgtttgtttgtttgtttgtttttgctttgctttgttttattctttgcttcgagccctgtgtacaggagctgcatgcaaaagattttttgttaaaagggttggcataataagcaaatgcttcagccaatacctttgattagccttgtctcatgattttttgctttgtggtaatctttattttgtattctgtattcactgagatatttaaatgctaatcaataaaatcaatcaatcaatcaatgatCCAAATTCAATAGAATAAAAAATGATTCACAGAAAGCTTTGGAGAGTAGTGGAAAGGGCTGCTGTCAAAACTGAGTTCTATCCAAAATATCCAAAGTAGATCTGAAGTAGTTTATATCCCACAAAACCAGatgaaaatgaatttttaaagaaacaCCAACTGAAGTTTATTCTGCACTGAAATAGTTTCATTTAAGCAATTTACtgataaaactttttttttctaattcctctCGTGAGTGTTTGGCAAACATGCTTTATTCTGTACAAGCGCCAAGGTTGTGATGCAAAGATTTGCTATTAAATACTGACATAATATACTTCGAACAAGTTATCCAGTTACTGTTTTGAAATGGAAGAAAAGTTTAATTTAAGATAATGATTTCTTACACAATAATGAAAAAACATCTGAGAATTTCACAAAGTGACcttcaaatgttttcagttcaaATGTATGGATGCTGTCATTATATTTTAGTATAGTGCCTGAGTGGAGGAgaataaaagaatatttaacatTAATTGTTGTGTACTAAGCACAGATGAATTTGAAAAGTTATAATTTACGAATTTTTAAGCAAATGGTGTATTAGGTTGTAATTGTATGTTTAAGGATATAAAGAAGTACATTTAACGAGTTACAGTAAAAAGAAGTGCTTGGAAATGGTAATATAAACAGAACTTTCAATTTTTCTGTTACCTGAAAATATCAGTTAATGATACAGAAAATATACTGTGAATAAACTGAATTTTCCGTTTCTTTCATATTTTGGGGTCGATAAAACCcaatttttttcattaaacaCCAGCGTCCTCTATGCCTCCctgacagtattttttt
Above is a window of Oreochromis niloticus isolate F11D_XX linkage group LG19, O_niloticus_UMD_NMBU, whole genome shotgun sequence DNA encoding:
- the cox16 gene encoding cytochrome c oxidase assembly protein COX16 homolog, mitochondrial encodes the protein MFNLKLLQKNKTLKYGVPMLLLVVGGSFGLREFTQIRYDSQKIRKRLDPSLEAKVNIQRQPVILEEEYEKLKETNLDEWKNIRGPRPWEDSREYQEQQRRKLSNKD